A single genomic interval of Leptospira dzoumogneensis harbors:
- a CDS encoding GNAT family N-acetyltransferase → MLETSRLLLRKWKPDDLEPFSRMNSHPSVMRFFPKLLNKSETEKLILKIDEHWEKFGFGLFALEEKFSGKFFGFTGLMYTNFRSFFTPALEIGWRLDQNFWGKGFAKEAAAEVLRFGFENIQIKKIVSFTSRINHPSRGVMNSLGFHYSGEFEHPRVKLGSSLRTHVLYRIDFEDWKNKK, encoded by the coding sequence ATGCTGGAAACTTCCCGCTTACTATTAAGAAAATGGAAACCGGACGATCTGGAGCCATTTTCCAGAATGAACTCTCATCCGAGTGTGATGAGATTTTTTCCCAAATTACTCAATAAATCCGAAACAGAAAAACTCATACTTAAGATCGACGAGCATTGGGAAAAATTCGGCTTCGGATTATTTGCATTAGAAGAAAAGTTTTCCGGAAAATTTTTCGGATTCACCGGACTTATGTACACAAATTTTCGATCCTTCTTCACACCCGCATTGGAAATAGGCTGGAGATTGGACCAAAACTTTTGGGGAAAAGGATTCGCAAAAGAAGCTGCCGCAGAAGTTTTGAGATTCGGATTTGAGAATATTCAAATAAAAAAGATCGTTTCTTTTACTTCCAGGATCAATCATCCTTCCAGAGGAGTGATGAATAGTTTAGGATTCCATTATTCAGGAGAATTCGAACATCCTAGAGTTAAATTAGGATCCTCTCTCAGAACTCATGTTCTTTATAGGATCGATTTTGAAGATTGGAAAAACAAAAAATAA
- a CDS encoding Fic family protein, protein MSSYNHISFKPIWTIGEKTIYELGQCEALILTLSETPIFPNYRRQLLHVSLVKGAQSTTAIEGNTLSEEEINELIEGKELSPSKEYQAQEVKNILEAFNNILTQVVDGDRPLLSLDLIKELHTKVGKNLGEIFRAIPGQFRKENVVVGKYRPPDYQNVESLLNELCHWMKSYFHFEKGQSFAETVIQSIVSHVYIAWIHPFGDGNGRTARLLEFFILLRAGNPDFASHILSNFYNETRPEYYAHLDKSTRTGDLSEFIAYAVKGYLDGLKKVMATINKSQVEIFWRGYIHDTFSHGPLTAKNENVNKRRRNLVLSMPYDRPVSVEEMTLLSRELILIYKDLSDKTIDRDIQELLRLELITEISSNRFQINQNILKKALPRKAQKK, encoded by the coding sequence ATGTCCAGTTATAATCACATTTCTTTTAAGCCGATATGGACTATAGGTGAGAAAACAATCTATGAATTGGGACAATGTGAAGCCCTAATTCTGACATTATCAGAGACACCGATCTTCCCCAATTATAGGCGCCAACTATTACATGTTTCTCTAGTCAAAGGAGCTCAATCTACAACTGCAATCGAAGGAAATACACTTTCCGAAGAAGAAATAAATGAATTGATAGAAGGAAAAGAACTCTCCCCTAGCAAAGAATACCAAGCACAAGAAGTAAAAAACATATTAGAAGCTTTTAATAACATTCTTACGCAAGTAGTCGATGGTGATCGGCCATTATTATCACTTGATCTAATTAAAGAATTACATACCAAGGTTGGAAAAAATTTAGGCGAAATCTTTCGCGCTATACCGGGACAATTTCGGAAAGAAAATGTAGTCGTAGGTAAATATAGACCCCCCGACTATCAAAATGTAGAATCGTTACTAAATGAGCTCTGTCACTGGATGAAAAGTTACTTTCATTTTGAAAAAGGGCAAAGTTTTGCTGAAACTGTAATTCAATCTATAGTTTCACATGTATACATTGCATGGATTCATCCATTTGGAGACGGAAATGGACGGACAGCAAGATTATTGGAATTTTTTATCTTATTGAGAGCCGGGAATCCGGATTTCGCCTCTCATATCTTGTCAAATTTTTATAATGAAACAAGACCGGAATATTATGCGCATTTAGATAAATCCACTAGGACCGGAGACTTATCAGAATTTATAGCTTATGCAGTGAAAGGTTATTTAGACGGGCTTAAAAAAGTTATGGCAACTATCAATAAGTCCCAAGTCGAAATATTTTGGCGTGGTTATATTCATGATACCTTTAGTCATGGCCCCTTGACTGCGAAAAATGAAAATGTAAATAAAAGAAGAAGAAATCTGGTATTATCCATGCCGTATGATCGGCCTGTATCTGTAGAAGAGATGACACTATTGTCTAGAGAACTTATCTTAATATATAAAGACCTGTCAGATAAGACAATTGATCGAGATATTCAGGAATTATTAAGATTAGAATTAATTACTGAAATCAGCTCAAATAGATTCCAAATAAATCAGAATATATTAAAAAAAGCCCTCCCAAGAAAAGCTCAAAAAAAATAG
- a CDS encoding toxin-antitoxin system YwqK family antitoxin encodes MKFSKFIIFFVCLFTFFCESAERPQGLPAGAKYDKNMNAYILNEPGLSRIYYDNGKLYFECPLDENKLYHGLCKSYLRSEEGISSIGKYEHGSKVGDWVWYFADGKPYIKQRFGSQIKDEFAQINGDEGNEEGPYERYYPEGTLEVKGNYKNGQKSDFWQKYFKDGELEYSGYYSKGRKIRTWFYYFPNRQTESVEVFDENGEFLSRTIFSPTGKVLCEVQKKESRCG; translated from the coding sequence ATGAAATTTTCAAAATTTATAATATTCTTCGTTTGCCTATTTACGTTCTTTTGTGAATCCGCGGAAAGACCTCAGGGGCTGCCCGCAGGAGCAAAATACGACAAAAACATGAACGCTTATATTTTGAATGAGCCGGGGCTCTCCAGAATATATTACGATAATGGAAAGTTATATTTCGAATGTCCCTTAGACGAGAATAAGCTCTATCACGGGCTGTGCAAATCCTATCTCAGATCCGAAGAAGGGATCTCTTCTATCGGAAAATACGAACATGGTTCTAAGGTAGGTGACTGGGTTTGGTATTTTGCGGACGGCAAACCTTATATCAAACAAAGATTCGGAAGCCAGATCAAAGATGAATTCGCCCAAATTAACGGGGACGAAGGAAATGAAGAAGGTCCGTACGAGAGATATTATCCGGAAGGAACTCTAGAAGTAAAAGGCAATTATAAGAACGGACAAAAATCCGACTTCTGGCAGAAATACTTCAAAGACGGAGAACTGGAATATTCAGGTTATTATTCCAAAGGAAGAAAGATCCGCACTTGGTTCTATTACTTCCCGAACAGACAAACTGAATCTGTCGAAGTTTTCGACGAGAATGGAGAATTCTTATCTAGAACTATCTTTTCGCCCACTGGAAAAGTTCTCTGCGAAGTTCAGAAAAAAGAATCTCGCTGCGGATAA
- a CDS encoding ParA family protein, translating into MKQTLCIANQKGGVGKTTTSVHLAVGLARKGERVLLIDLDAQSNASSVFSESSSKNGLDSFLLFSEKVPIRELITPTRIDGLSLLPASSKLSQIDVLLSGKMDGFFVLKEALETVSNDFDWVVIDCPPSLSLITMNAFVAATGLIVPLQISKFSLDGIEAILEAKNHTVKRFNPDLKILGALLTLFQQRTTMSQTVVPMIEEHLRLFESKIPPSVAVEEAHLLNQSLYEYQPKNKTTKAYQQFTDEVYSFGG; encoded by the coding sequence ATGAAACAAACTCTTTGTATAGCCAATCAAAAAGGGGGAGTGGGCAAAACCACTACGTCCGTCCATCTTGCTGTGGGTCTTGCCAGAAAGGGAGAAAGGGTTTTGTTGATAGACCTGGATGCCCAGAGCAATGCGAGTTCCGTGTTTTCGGAATCTTCTTCCAAAAATGGGTTGGACTCTTTTTTACTTTTTAGTGAGAAGGTCCCTATTCGTGAACTGATCACTCCTACCAGGATCGACGGTTTAAGTTTACTACCTGCTTCTTCTAAACTTTCTCAAATCGATGTTTTACTTTCCGGGAAAATGGACGGATTTTTTGTTCTGAAAGAAGCTTTGGAAACTGTCTCAAATGATTTTGATTGGGTAGTGATAGATTGTCCGCCTAGTCTTTCTTTGATCACCATGAATGCGTTTGTTGCGGCGACCGGACTTATTGTTCCATTGCAGATCTCTAAGTTTTCATTGGATGGGATAGAAGCGATCTTAGAAGCCAAAAACCATACGGTAAAAAGGTTTAATCCTGATCTGAAAATTTTGGGAGCATTATTGACCTTATTCCAACAAAGGACCACGATGTCTCAAACGGTGGTTCCTATGATAGAAGAACATCTTCGTCTATTCGAATCTAAAATTCCTCCTTCCGTTGCAGTAGAAGAGGCGCATCTTTTGAACCAGTCTTTGTACGAATACCAACCCAAAAACAAAACGACCAAAGCCTACCAACAATTCACAGACGAGGTCTATTCTTTTGGCGGGTAA
- a CDS encoding LIC_10230 family protein: protein MKSRIKLTITYIIPFVLLLVSGFQLFLQPTFLNTNDTSTMEALLDGTAREPISGFYFQGGAISQMLLTENILKEIEDPSLPSDSQPEEIKNRLGRVLLGQRLQIFFYVFLAVLSLTSFLSLYFKAFFYAFLNRVLYFFGFIHGLFSMPNIALAGASSGKAEDLFWVIPSLFLAFAWIIGMVYLMFTIGKLFSKDDADRFYSLKNLREDESEFRSESNRNNSFATALLHFLGIVALGTLIGNIVYIPLFVLQKNYSEPFGILIAGAVIAVSAFYIRNYLKFGRSPELSTYQNLALGISYLQVRFIRIALMILLVLILVVVFILFLFNLLTINFGILESLFPSIDSRQNL, encoded by the coding sequence ATGAAATCTCGCATTAAATTGACCATCACTTACATTATCCCTTTTGTTCTTCTACTGGTCAGTGGATTTCAACTTTTCCTACAGCCTACATTTCTGAATACAAACGACACTTCTACTATGGAAGCGTTATTAGATGGGACTGCAAGAGAACCAATCTCCGGATTTTATTTCCAGGGTGGTGCGATCTCTCAGATGCTTCTGACTGAAAATATCTTAAAAGAGATAGAAGATCCAAGTCTTCCGAGTGATTCTCAACCGGAAGAGATCAAAAACAGATTGGGAAGAGTTTTACTCGGACAAAGATTACAGATCTTCTTTTATGTATTCTTAGCAGTTCTTTCCCTGACTTCTTTTCTTTCTCTTTATTTCAAAGCGTTCTTCTACGCGTTCTTAAATAGGGTTTTATACTTTTTCGGTTTTATTCACGGACTTTTCAGTATGCCGAATATCGCGTTGGCAGGTGCAAGTTCAGGAAAAGCGGAAGACCTTTTTTGGGTGATACCATCCTTGTTCTTGGCATTCGCATGGATCATCGGAATGGTTTATCTGATGTTCACCATCGGAAAACTTTTTTCTAAAGATGATGCGGATCGTTTTTATTCTCTTAAAAATCTGAGAGAAGACGAATCTGAATTTAGATCCGAAAGTAATCGGAACAATTCTTTTGCTACTGCACTTCTCCACTTTTTAGGGATTGTGGCATTGGGAACTTTGATCGGAAATATTGTTTATATTCCGCTATTCGTTCTCCAAAAAAATTATTCCGAACCTTTCGGGATCTTAATAGCAGGAGCGGTAATTGCCGTTTCTGCGTTTTATATCCGAAATTATCTTAAATTCGGAAGAAGTCCCGAACTAAGCACTTATCAAAACTTGGCTTTAGGGATCAGCTATTTACAGGTTAGATTTATCAGGATCGCTTTGATGATACTTTTGGTCCTGATATTGGTTGTTGTATTTATTCTTTTCTTATTTAACTTACTTACGATCAACTTTGGAATATTAGAATCCCTGTTTCCATCCATCGATAGTAGACAGAATCTCTAA
- a CDS encoding histidine kinase dimerization/phosphoacceptor domain -containing protein, whose protein sequence is MFEVVDLPGLPRKKYLLGIAIVVGLMSAGILGFEFLTGNHTFRPGYTVAGITSILCCFLLYKSRYKEAVYLSSFLFALALGLGVVYGPGVKNAAVWFPVLVFFQLYFFNRKMAVLAMFYCLGLIFWKTGISFGSVGGEIYTDSIASLCVLTLFAVLIGANMDKLILDKDVLLKELTHRVRNNMQVILEMVSFLKDSEHSLETHNVLQVLERRILALTSVHTVSQDAAHIQSVSIGEVIENYLNRIVSKYKALPNLDPVAKHYQLDVKEANLLLLVLGEIVSATSESVTNHVEDLKISFRNPTVKTLELQVEGASLTEGDWSRFSRDLLSHSGGDLKVDPSGSGKVSASLVTLKR, encoded by the coding sequence ATGTTTGAAGTCGTAGATCTCCCAGGTTTGCCTAGGAAAAAGTATCTTTTAGGGATCGCGATCGTTGTAGGCTTGATGTCTGCAGGGATCTTGGGCTTTGAATTTTTAACAGGCAACCATACTTTCAGGCCTGGATATACAGTTGCAGGGATCACCTCTATCCTATGTTGTTTTCTACTGTATAAGTCCAGATACAAAGAAGCGGTTTATCTTTCTTCTTTTTTGTTCGCTTTAGCTTTAGGACTCGGAGTTGTTTACGGTCCTGGTGTTAAGAATGCAGCAGTTTGGTTCCCTGTTTTAGTTTTTTTTCAACTCTATTTCTTCAATCGTAAGATGGCAGTTCTTGCAATGTTCTATTGTTTAGGACTTATCTTTTGGAAAACCGGAATTTCGTTCGGATCGGTTGGTGGTGAAATTTATACGGATTCTATTGCATCACTTTGTGTTCTTACGTTATTCGCCGTTTTGATAGGTGCGAACATGGACAAGCTGATCCTGGATAAGGATGTTCTTTTAAAAGAGCTCACTCATAGGGTCAGAAATAATATGCAGGTGATACTGGAGATGGTCTCTTTTTTGAAAGATTCGGAACATTCTTTAGAAACTCATAATGTACTTCAGGTTTTGGAAAGAAGAATATTAGCTCTTACTTCCGTCCATACTGTCTCCCAAGATGCGGCACATATACAAAGTGTTTCTATAGGAGAAGTGATCGAAAATTATCTGAATCGTATCGTCTCCAAATACAAGGCTCTTCCGAACTTGGATCCGGTTGCAAAACATTACCAGTTAGATGTGAAAGAAGCGAACCTTCTTCTTTTAGTGTTGGGAGAAATAGTTTCCGCAACTTCAGAATCGGTTACGAATCATGTGGAAGATCTGAAGATCAGTTTTAGGAATCCTACGGTTAAAACCTTGGAACTACAAGTAGAGGGTGCAAGTTTAACGGAAGGGGATTGGAGTCGTTTTTCTAGAGATTTACTCAGTCATTCGGGCGGAGATCTAAAGGTGGATCCTAGCGGAAGTGGAAAAGTTTCGGCGAGTTTGGTGACTTTAAAAAGATAA
- the gatB gene encoding Asp-tRNA(Asn)/Glu-tRNA(Gln) amidotransferase subunit GatB codes for MEYEVIIGLEVHAQLNTDSKVFSDSPSKFGAAPNSQVSSVCLGLPGSLPVLNEEALTKAIMAGLAFGSNITLHTKFDRKNYFYPDLPKGYQISQFDRPICEGGKIYFTVKGEDKPRSVNLTRIHIEEDAGKLIHSADPKIPQSYVDLNRAGTPLIEIVSEPDMRSSDEAYYYLLALKSVLRYIRVSDCNMEEGSLRCDANVSIRPKGSDKFGTRVEIKNLNSFKAVKAAIDYEVEWQKDMYTQGKTFPQQTKLWDSASNVTLTMRTKEMSHDYRYFPDPDLPPVILTKETVEDIRKSLPELPDARRDRFVEKLGLPKYDAEVLTAEREIADYYESALKVSGDAKRTSNWVKDEVLGIVNKESITISEFKVGPERIGGLVKLIADGKISGKIGKTVFEEMLGTDKDPETIVTEKNLIVVRDDKEIERIVDEAIAANEDAVQKYKSGKDRALGAIVGYVMKVSKGKADPNLVNQMLLDKLGPLPPKG; via the coding sequence ATGGAATACGAAGTAATCATCGGTTTGGAAGTACATGCTCAATTAAACACGGATTCCAAAGTTTTCTCCGATAGCCCTTCCAAATTCGGAGCCGCTCCTAATTCCCAGGTTTCCTCCGTTTGTTTGGGACTTCCAGGCTCTTTGCCTGTTTTAAACGAAGAAGCTTTGACCAAGGCAATCATGGCAGGTCTAGCATTCGGTTCCAATATCACTCTTCATACTAAGTTCGATAGAAAAAATTATTTTTATCCTGACCTTCCAAAGGGTTACCAAATTTCACAATTCGACAGACCGATCTGCGAAGGTGGAAAGATCTATTTTACGGTAAAGGGAGAAGATAAACCTAGATCCGTAAACCTCACACGTATTCATATAGAAGAAGATGCCGGAAAATTAATACACTCCGCAGATCCTAAAATCCCTCAGTCTTATGTGGACTTGAATCGTGCAGGAACTCCTTTGATAGAGATCGTTTCTGAACCGGACATGCGTTCTTCAGACGAAGCATACTATTATCTTTTAGCTCTTAAATCCGTTCTTAGATATATTAGAGTTTCCGATTGTAATATGGAAGAAGGTTCACTCCGCTGTGATGCGAACGTTTCCATTCGTCCTAAAGGTTCCGATAAATTCGGAACAAGAGTAGAGATCAAAAACCTGAACTCATTCAAGGCAGTTAAGGCAGCCATCGATTACGAAGTAGAATGGCAAAAAGATATGTACACTCAGGGAAAAACTTTCCCTCAACAAACAAAACTTTGGGACTCGGCATCCAATGTGACTCTCACAATGAGAACCAAAGAGATGAGCCATGACTATAGATATTTCCCGGATCCGGACCTTCCTCCTGTAATTCTTACCAAAGAAACCGTCGAAGATATCCGCAAATCCCTTCCTGAACTTCCTGACGCAAGAAGGGACAGATTCGTAGAAAAACTGGGACTCCCTAAATACGATGCAGAAGTTCTAACCGCAGAAAGAGAGATCGCAGACTATTACGAAAGTGCTCTTAAAGTTTCCGGGGACGCGAAAAGAACCTCCAATTGGGTCAAAGACGAAGTATTAGGAATTGTTAATAAAGAAAGTATTACTATCTCCGAATTCAAAGTTGGACCTGAAAGAATAGGCGGCCTAGTAAAACTCATCGCTGACGGAAAAATTTCAGGTAAAATCGGTAAAACCGTATTCGAAGAAATGCTCGGAACTGATAAAGATCCGGAAACAATCGTAACCGAAAAAAATCTGATCGTAGTTCGTGACGACAAAGAGATCGAAAGGATCGTAGACGAAGCAATCGCCGCAAACGAAGACGCTGTCCAAAAATACAAATCAGGTAAGGACAGGGCCCTCGGCGCGATCGTAGGTTATGTGATGAAAGTCTCCAAAGGAAAAGCGGATCCTAATTTAGTGAACCAGATGTTGTTGGATAAACTGGGACCTCTGCCGCCTAAGGGTTGA
- the dnaE gene encoding DNA polymerase III subunit alpha: MEDFAHLHLHTTYSMLDGAIRIKELMQHVKELGMSSVAMTDHGNMFGAIEFYNEATKAGVKPIIGCEFYVSPNRKAETEEFKIADGNAYHLILLAKNEVGYKNLIKLASKSYTEGFYKKARIDYDLLDRHSDGLVCLTACLAGEVNRKILEGKAPESFQLAGKLNEIFNKEDFYLEIQNHGIPEQDIVAKGVYDLAQKTGIKLVVTNDSHFLKKDDKEAQDILLRIGMRKNIEDEMEFGFNQHFYVKSPAEMKALFPELPQAFYSTLEVRDKVDLKLKFGNYLLPEFAVPNGFDEYGFMEKLVWEGISQRYPQVTPEIKERVEFELNTIKSMHFAGYFLIVQDYINFAKKTGIPVGPGRGSAAGSIVAYALGITNVEPLQFNLLFERFLNPDRKDMPDIDTDFCVERREEVINYIRQKYGEDRVGQIITFGSLGAKAALKDVARVMNLPFEESNKLTSYCPSKPGITIDEALAMSGDLKLASEKDELNKKIFAIAKRLEGNHRQPGRHAAGVVISPFPLEEVVPLSTVAEKDKPGFRSIVTQYEKNNLEAVGLIKMDILGLKNLTTLNYAIKLVRERRGIELDLDKIPLDDANTYALLRKANTLGIFQLESTGITDLVARSQVSNFDEIVALIALYRPGPMESGMLEEYLERKSGKKPVTYPHSSTESILKETFGLTVYQEQVMSISRVVGGYTMGESDMLRKAMAKKKKELMDPLRVKFIDGAQAQGHAKKFAEELFDQLEKFGGYGFNKSHSVAYALVTYQTAYMKANYPTEYMAALLAGDHSKTTDITKYINNAREMGINVLTPDVNESDVSFSVIDDQTIRFGISAMKGVGEGAAENIIQARKNLGGFKEITEFMTNIDTRVLNKKILEALVQGGALDSFGYTRKCLFESMDSLVSFAQKEQERSREGQFSLFGDSGLSYELKLPKDADEWEMEDRLKREKSVTGLFLSGHPLDKYKGHLKSLNSVPIETLDNIKAGNKVEIAGILTSLKIKFTKKKEEFVNFKLEDRTGEIECVAFPKVYQKFKEIIKEDQAVFLKGDLDRIEAGESELRGQIKVNSFEILNDATIEDKMEKALHIKLGDRHRKMPDIIGQLHTLLAAYQGNSQVYFHLISGDEEKKVIRAHNHYSVQPNPELMNRLVTLLGEETVYESFGDNVRVYGTNGTKQAVKI; encoded by the coding sequence ATGGAAGACTTCGCCCACCTTCATCTCCACACAACCTACTCTATGCTCGACGGGGCGATCCGGATCAAAGAGCTAATGCAGCATGTTAAGGAGCTTGGTATGAGCTCCGTGGCAATGACTGACCATGGAAACATGTTCGGTGCCATCGAATTTTACAATGAAGCGACCAAAGCAGGCGTAAAACCCATCATCGGCTGCGAATTTTACGTTTCCCCTAACAGAAAAGCGGAAACGGAAGAATTTAAGATCGCCGACGGAAACGCATACCATCTTATTCTTCTCGCTAAAAACGAAGTAGGTTACAAAAATCTAATAAAGCTCGCGAGTAAATCTTATACCGAAGGTTTTTATAAAAAGGCACGGATCGATTACGATCTTCTGGACAGACATAGCGATGGTTTGGTCTGTCTTACTGCTTGCCTCGCCGGAGAAGTGAACCGCAAAATTTTAGAAGGTAAGGCGCCTGAATCCTTCCAGCTTGCAGGTAAACTAAACGAAATTTTCAATAAAGAAGACTTCTACTTAGAGATCCAAAACCACGGAATTCCCGAGCAGGATATTGTTGCAAAAGGTGTATACGATCTCGCTCAAAAAACCGGGATCAAATTAGTAGTCACAAACGATTCTCACTTCCTGAAAAAAGACGATAAAGAAGCGCAGGACATTCTTCTTCGTATCGGAATGAGAAAGAACATCGAAGACGAGATGGAGTTCGGGTTCAACCAACACTTCTACGTTAAAAGTCCTGCGGAGATGAAGGCACTCTTCCCTGAACTTCCTCAGGCATTCTATTCTACATTAGAAGTTCGTGATAAAGTAGATCTCAAATTAAAATTCGGAAATTATCTTCTACCTGAGTTTGCAGTTCCAAACGGTTTCGATGAATACGGTTTTATGGAAAAACTGGTTTGGGAAGGAATAAGCCAACGTTACCCTCAGGTCACTCCCGAGATCAAAGAAAGAGTGGAATTCGAGCTAAACACGATCAAGAGCATGCACTTCGCAGGTTACTTCTTGATCGTTCAGGATTATATTAACTTTGCCAAAAAAACCGGGATCCCGGTTGGACCTGGTAGAGGATCCGCAGCAGGCTCCATCGTGGCTTATGCACTTGGAATTACAAACGTAGAACCTTTACAGTTCAACCTGCTCTTCGAAAGATTTTTGAATCCGGACAGGAAGGACATGCCGGATATAGATACGGACTTCTGCGTGGAACGCCGAGAAGAAGTAATCAATTATATCCGCCAAAAATACGGAGAAGATAGAGTCGGTCAGATCATTACGTTCGGATCCTTAGGCGCAAAGGCAGCACTCAAAGACGTTGCACGAGTGATGAATCTTCCATTCGAAGAATCTAATAAACTCACAAGTTATTGTCCAAGCAAACCCGGTATCACAATCGACGAAGCTCTGGCTATGTCCGGTGACTTAAAACTAGCCAGTGAAAAAGACGAATTAAACAAAAAAATATTCGCGATCGCAAAACGTCTGGAAGGAAACCATAGACAACCCGGACGCCACGCGGCCGGTGTTGTAATCTCACCTTTTCCTTTAGAGGAAGTTGTTCCTCTTTCCACAGTTGCGGAGAAGGACAAACCAGGCTTCCGTTCTATCGTAACTCAGTATGAAAAAAACAATTTGGAAGCCGTCGGTCTCATCAAGATGGATATCTTGGGTCTCAAAAACTTAACGACCCTGAACTATGCGATCAAACTTGTAAGAGAAAGAAGAGGGATCGAATTAGATCTGGATAAAATCCCTCTGGATGATGCAAACACCTATGCTTTATTAAGAAAAGCGAATACACTTGGGATCTTCCAGTTAGAATCCACCGGTATCACGGATCTTGTGGCGCGAAGCCAGGTCTCTAATTTCGACGAGATTGTAGCCTTGATCGCACTTTATCGTCCCGGTCCTATGGAATCAGGGATGTTAGAGGAATACTTGGAGCGTAAGAGCGGTAAAAAGCCCGTTACATATCCACACTCTTCCACAGAATCTATCTTAAAAGAAACATTCGGGCTCACTGTTTACCAAGAGCAGGTGATGAGTATCTCCCGTGTCGTGGGCGGATACACCATGGGCGAATCGGATATGCTCCGAAAAGCAATGGCCAAGAAGAAAAAAGAACTTATGGATCCTCTGCGGGTCAAGTTCATCGACGGTGCCCAAGCGCAAGGCCATGCAAAAAAATTCGCGGAAGAACTTTTCGATCAGTTGGAAAAATTCGGAGGATATGGATTCAATAAATCCCACTCCGTGGCCTACGCGTTAGTCACTTACCAAACCGCCTATATGAAGGCAAATTATCCTACCGAGTATATGGCAGCATTGCTCGCGGGAGATCATTCTAAAACCACCGATATCACAAAATATATCAATAACGCCCGCGAAATGGGGATCAACGTTTTGACTCCTGACGTAAACGAGTCGGACGTATCCTTCTCCGTAATCGACGACCAAACAATTCGATTCGGTATCTCTGCAATGAAAGGTGTGGGAGAAGGCGCAGCAGAAAATATTATCCAAGCCAGAAAGAATCTCGGAGGTTTTAAAGAGATCACCGAGTTCATGACCAATATAGACACTCGAGTATTGAATAAAAAAATCCTCGAGGCGTTAGTGCAAGGTGGTGCATTAGATTCTTTCGGCTACACTCGAAAATGCCTATTCGAGTCCATGGATAGCCTGGTTTCATTCGCACAAAAAGAACAGGAAAGATCAAGAGAAGGTCAATTCTCTCTTTTCGGAGACAGCGGGCTCAGCTACGAATTAAAACTTCCTAAAGACGCAGACGAATGGGAAATGGAAGACAGACTAAAGAGAGAAAAATCTGTCACCGGCCTTTTCCTTTCCGGACACCCTTTAGATAAATACAAAGGCCACTTAAAAAGTCTAAACTCGGTTCCGATTGAAACATTAGATAATATTAAAGCAGGCAATAAGGTAGAAATAGCCGGAATTCTTACTTCCTTAAAGATCAAATTCACCAAGAAAAAAGAAGAATTCGTAAACTTCAAATTGGAAGATCGCACCGGAGAAATTGAATGTGTGGCCTTCCCTAAAGTTTACCAAAAGTTCAAAGAGATCATCAAAGAAGACCAGGCGGTATTCCTAAAAGGAGATCTGGACAGGATAGAAGCAGGAGAATCCGAGCTCAGAGGACAGATCAAAGTAAATAGTTTCGAAATATTGAACGATGCTACCATCGAAGATAAAATGGAAAAGGCTCTTCATATCAAACTTGGAGACCGCCATCGAAAAATGCCGGATATCATCGGGCAACTGCATACTTTACTGGCAGCATATCAGGGAAATTCCCAAGTATATTTCCATCTAATCTCCGGGGACGAAGAGAAGAAAGTAATCCGCGCTCATAATCATTACTCAGTACAGCCGAATCCTGAACTGATGAATCGATTGGTTACATTATTGGGAGAAGAAACCGTATACGAAAGTTTCGGAGACAATGTAAGGGTCTACGGAACGAACGGAACCAAACAAGCGGTTAAGATCTAA
- a CDS encoding GNAT family N-acetyltransferase, producing the protein MQKENSINIRIASRSDLEELSELFDLYRKFYELPSDLTGAKKFLEDRLLHKDSVLIVAEDGGRLLGFAQLYPIFSSLSMRRDYILNDLYIRETERRRGTAKKILDGAANHVIEHGGKGMGLETHPDNRHARHLYERFGFKLNEEYLHYYWEIPKQK; encoded by the coding sequence ATGCAAAAAGAAAATTCAATCAACATAAGAATTGCCAGCCGTTCCGATCTAGAAGAACTTTCGGAATTATTCGATCTTTATCGTAAATTTTACGAATTACCTTCGGATCTTACGGGAGCTAAAAAGTTTTTAGAAGATAGACTTTTACATAAAGATTCCGTTTTGATCGTTGCAGAAGATGGAGGGAGATTACTCGGTTTCGCACAACTTTACCCGATCTTCTCCTCTTTATCCATGAGAAGGGACTATATTCTCAACGATCTGTATATTAGAGAAACGGAACGTAGAAGAGGGACCGCTAAAAAAATCCTGGACGGAGCCGCAAATCATGTAATCGAACACGGCGGCAAGGGAATGGGATTAGAAACTCATCCTGATAATCGCCACGCGAGACATTTATACGAACGTTTCGGATTTAAATTAAACGAGGAATATTTACACTATTATTGGGAGATCCCTAAGCAGAAGTAG